The proteins below come from a single Miscanthus floridulus cultivar M001 chromosome 1, ASM1932011v1, whole genome shotgun sequence genomic window:
- the LOC136496444 gene encoding egg cell-secreted protein 1.3-like: MAPPPSMAFSRLSMSALTFLAQLAASTAAHRTPPTAFAPSSSPSVRGLPALAERLEGAEAQLCWEALVEIKSCTGEIIILFIKGEAFLGPGCCRAIRVIEQSCWAADSMLSFIGFTPQEGDMLKGYCDAGDDDSAGGGGQSGSPPPRGADAVGAAAARESFAAVAGRKSSMHR, translated from the coding sequence ATGGCACCACCACCATCCATGGCATTCTCCCGCCTGTCCATGTCCGCGCTCACCTTCCTGGCGCAGCTCGCCGCGTCGACGGCCGCGCACCGGACGCCGCCGACGGCTTTCGCCCCGTCGTCGTCGCCCTCGGTCCGGGGCCTGCCTGCACTGGCGGAGCGGCTGGAGGGCGCAGAGGCGCAGCTGTGCTGGGAGGCGCTGGTGGAGATCAAGTCGTGCACGGGCGagatcatcatcctcttcatcaagGGCGAGGCGTTCCTGGGGCCCGGGTGCTGCCGCGCCATCCGCGTCATCGAGCAGAGCTGCTGGGCCGCCGACTCCATGCTGTCCTTCATCGGTTTCACCCCGCAGGAAGGCGACATGCTCAAGGGGTACTGCGACGCGGGCGACGACGacagcgccggcggcggcgggcagagcggctcgccgccgccgcgcggtgCGGACGCGGTCGGTGCTGCCGCTGCCCGCGAGAGCTTCGCTGCCGTCGCGGGAAGGAAGAGCTCGATGCACCGTTAG